The proteins below come from a single Ochotona princeps isolate mOchPri1 chromosome 13, mOchPri1.hap1, whole genome shotgun sequence genomic window:
- the NOLC1 gene encoding nucleolar and coiled-body phosphoprotein 1 isoform X1 — protein sequence MADTGLRRVVPSDLYPLVLGFLRDNQLSEVANKFAKATGATQQDANASSLLDIYSFWLNRSAKAPKRKLQANGPVTKKAKKKTASSDSSKDSSEEEGKGLEPPAKKAAVLAKRTSLPQHPVKAAAQASESSSSEESSDEEEEEDKKKKPIQKVVKPQAKATPQKAKSSDSDSDSSSEDEAPKKQQPKTTPVAAKAQAKATAALKPVAPARATVKVANGKAASSSSSSSSSSSSSSSDDSEEEKAVAIPKKAVPKKQVVAKAPVKAAATPAQKSSSSEDSSSEEEEEEQKKPMKKKPGPYSSVPPPSAPTLKKTPGAQPPKKGAEQKPPEESSEDSSDESDSSSEEEKKPAVKAVVPKAAPKAGLVKKAAESSSDSSDSDSSEDEAPAKPASTTKNKPAGATPKQPAAKPAATPKQPASGGPKLLTRKADSSSSEEESSSSEEEEQEKAKKTIATPKAKVTAKAAPAVPTKQTPQAGGDSSSDSDSSSSEEEEEKTPKTPVKKPQKAAGSAAPPKPAPVKPVKAESCSSSSDDSSEEEEEDKKPKGKATAKPQVPKANGTSALTPVQNGKASRDSEEEEEEKKKAAVADSKPGSGKKRKQNEAASEAETPPAKKVKVQTPNTFPKRKKGEKRASSPFRRVREEEIEVDARVADNSFDAKRGAVGDWGERANQVLKFTKGKSFRHEKTKKKRGSYRGGSISVQVNSVKFDSE from the exons ATGGCGGACACCGGCTTGCGCCGCGTGGTTCCCAGCGACCTGTATCCCCTCGTGCTCGGTTTTCTGCGGGATAACCAGCTCTCAGAGGTGGCCAACAAGTTCGCCAAAGCGACAGGCGCT ACACAGCAGGATGCAAACGCCTCTTCACTCCTGGACATCTATAGCTTCTGGCTCAA CAGGTCAGCCAAAGCCCCAAAGCGGAAGTTACAGGCCAACGGACCAGTCACCAAGAAGGCTAAGAAAAAGACTGCATCCAGTGACAGCAGCAAGGACAGCAGCGAGGAAGAGGGAAAAGGTCTCGAACCTCCAGCTAAAAAGGCTG CTGTACTTGCCAAGCGGACCAGTTTGCCCCAGCATCCCGTAAAGGCTGCGGCCCAAGCCTCCGAGAGCAGCAGCAGTGAAGAGTCTagtgatgaggaagaggaggaggacaaaaagaaaaaacctatTCAG AAAGTAGTCAAGCCCCAGGCTAAAGCAACTCCTCAGAAGGCTAAAAGCTCGGATTCAGATTCTGACTCAAGCTCGGAGGATGAGGCACCTAAGAAGCAGCAGCCAAAAACAACACCTGTGGCAGCAaaggctcaggccaaagccacggcCGCACTCAAACCAG TTGCGCCAGCCCGAGCAACAGTAAAAGTGGCTAATGGCAAAGcggctagcagcagcagcagcagcagcagcagcagcagtagcagcagcagtgatgactcggAGGAGGAGAAGGCTGTGGCCATTCCCAAAAAG GCTGTACCTAAAAAGCAGGTTGTGGCCAAGGCTCCAGTGAAAGCAGCAGCCACTCctgcccagaagagctccagcaGCGAGGATTCCtccagtgaggaggaggaggaagagcaaaaAAAACCCATGAAGAAAAAACCAG GTCCTTACAGTTCAGTGCCTCCGCCTTCTGCTCCCACACTTAAGAAGACCCCAGGCGCCCAGCCTCCCAAGAAGGGCGCAGAGCAGAAGCCAcctgaggaaagcagtgaagacagcAGTGACGAGTCTG ATTCTAGTTCTGAAGAAGAGAAGAAACCTGCAGTTAAGGCAGTTGTTCCTAAAGCAGCCCCTAAAGCAGGACTGGTGAAGAAGGCCGCCGAAAGCTCTTCGGACAGCTCAG ACTCAGACAGCTCtgaggatgaagctcctgccaaGCCAGCTAGTACCACCAAGAATAAACCAGCTGGTGCTACTCCCAAGCAGCCTGCGGCTAAGCCAGCTGCCACTCCCAAGCAGCCTGCGAGTGGTGGCCCGAAGCTTCTGACCAGAAAGGCTGATAGCAGCTCCAGTGAAGAGGAGAGCAGCTCcagtgaggaagaggagcaggaaaAGGCAAAGAAGACTATAGCCACCCCTAAGGCCAAGGTCACAGCCAAAGCGGCTCCAGCTGTGCCAACCAAGCAGACTCCTCAGGCTGGTGGGGACAGCAGTTCTGATTCAGACAGCtccagcagtgaggaggaggaagaaaagacacCTAAAACCCCAGTTAAAAAGCCACAGAAGGCAGCCGGGAGTGCTGCCCCTCCCAAGCCGGCCCCGGTAAAGCCTGTGAAGGCTGAGAGCTGCAGCAGCTCCTCTGATGACtccagtgaggaggaggaggaggacaagaaGCCCAAGGGCAAGGCTACTGCAAAGCCGCAAGTTCCCAAGGCCAATGGGACCTCTGCCCTGACGCCTGTCCAGAATGGGAAAGCGAGCAGGGacagtgaggaggaagaggaggaaaagaaaaaggcagcAGTGGCTGATTCTAAGCCAG GTTCAGGAAAGAAGCGGAAGCAGAATGAGGCTGCCAGTGAAGCAGAGACTCCACCAGCCAAGAAGGTTAAGGTCCAGACCCCCAACAcatttccaaaaagaaagaaa GGAGAAAAACGGGCATCATCTCCGTTCCGAAGGGTCCGGGAGGAAGAAATTGAAGTAGATGCGCGAGTGGCGGACAACTCCTTTGATGCCAAG CGAGGTGCAGTTGGAGACTGGGGGGAGCGAGCCAATCAGGTTCTGAAGTTCACCAAAGGCAAATCCTTCCGGCACGAGAAAACCAAGAAGAAGCGTGGCAGCTACCGAGGAGGCTCCATTTCCGTCCAGGTCAACTCCGTTAAGTTTGACAGTGAGTGA
- the NOLC1 gene encoding nucleolar and coiled-body phosphoprotein 1 isoform X2, with the protein MADTGLRRVVPSDLYPLVLGFLRDNQLSEVANKFAKATGATQQDANASSLLDIYSFWLKSAKAPKRKLQANGPVTKKAKKKTASSDSSKDSSEEEGKGLEPPAKKAAVLAKRTSLPQHPVKAAAQASESSSSEESSDEEEEEDKKKKPIQKVVKPQAKATPQKAKSSDSDSDSSSEDEAPKKQQPKTTPVAAKAQAKATAALKPVAPARATVKVANGKAASSSSSSSSSSSSSSSDDSEEEKAVAIPKKAVPKKQVVAKAPVKAAATPAQKSSSSEDSSSEEEEEEQKKPMKKKPGPYSSVPPPSAPTLKKTPGAQPPKKGAEQKPPEESSEDSSDESDSSSEEEKKPAVKAVVPKAAPKAGLVKKAAESSSDSSDSDSSEDEAPAKPASTTKNKPAGATPKQPAAKPAATPKQPASGGPKLLTRKADSSSSEEESSSSEEEEQEKAKKTIATPKAKVTAKAAPAVPTKQTPQAGGDSSSDSDSSSSEEEEEKTPKTPVKKPQKAAGSAAPPKPAPVKPVKAESCSSSSDDSSEEEEEDKKPKGKATAKPQVPKANGTSALTPVQNGKASRDSEEEEEEKKKAAVADSKPGSGKKRKQNEAASEAETPPAKKVKVQTPNTFPKRKKGEKRASSPFRRVREEEIEVDARVADNSFDAKRGAVGDWGERANQVLKFTKGKSFRHEKTKKKRGSYRGGSISVQVNSVKFDSE; encoded by the exons ATGGCGGACACCGGCTTGCGCCGCGTGGTTCCCAGCGACCTGTATCCCCTCGTGCTCGGTTTTCTGCGGGATAACCAGCTCTCAGAGGTGGCCAACAAGTTCGCCAAAGCGACAGGCGCT ACACAGCAGGATGCAAACGCCTCTTCACTCCTGGACATCTATAGCTTCTGGCTCAA GTCAGCCAAAGCCCCAAAGCGGAAGTTACAGGCCAACGGACCAGTCACCAAGAAGGCTAAGAAAAAGACTGCATCCAGTGACAGCAGCAAGGACAGCAGCGAGGAAGAGGGAAAAGGTCTCGAACCTCCAGCTAAAAAGGCTG CTGTACTTGCCAAGCGGACCAGTTTGCCCCAGCATCCCGTAAAGGCTGCGGCCCAAGCCTCCGAGAGCAGCAGCAGTGAAGAGTCTagtgatgaggaagaggaggaggacaaaaagaaaaaacctatTCAG AAAGTAGTCAAGCCCCAGGCTAAAGCAACTCCTCAGAAGGCTAAAAGCTCGGATTCAGATTCTGACTCAAGCTCGGAGGATGAGGCACCTAAGAAGCAGCAGCCAAAAACAACACCTGTGGCAGCAaaggctcaggccaaagccacggcCGCACTCAAACCAG TTGCGCCAGCCCGAGCAACAGTAAAAGTGGCTAATGGCAAAGcggctagcagcagcagcagcagcagcagcagcagcagtagcagcagcagtgatgactcggAGGAGGAGAAGGCTGTGGCCATTCCCAAAAAG GCTGTACCTAAAAAGCAGGTTGTGGCCAAGGCTCCAGTGAAAGCAGCAGCCACTCctgcccagaagagctccagcaGCGAGGATTCCtccagtgaggaggaggaggaagagcaaaaAAAACCCATGAAGAAAAAACCAG GTCCTTACAGTTCAGTGCCTCCGCCTTCTGCTCCCACACTTAAGAAGACCCCAGGCGCCCAGCCTCCCAAGAAGGGCGCAGAGCAGAAGCCAcctgaggaaagcagtgaagacagcAGTGACGAGTCTG ATTCTAGTTCTGAAGAAGAGAAGAAACCTGCAGTTAAGGCAGTTGTTCCTAAAGCAGCCCCTAAAGCAGGACTGGTGAAGAAGGCCGCCGAAAGCTCTTCGGACAGCTCAG ACTCAGACAGCTCtgaggatgaagctcctgccaaGCCAGCTAGTACCACCAAGAATAAACCAGCTGGTGCTACTCCCAAGCAGCCTGCGGCTAAGCCAGCTGCCACTCCCAAGCAGCCTGCGAGTGGTGGCCCGAAGCTTCTGACCAGAAAGGCTGATAGCAGCTCCAGTGAAGAGGAGAGCAGCTCcagtgaggaagaggagcaggaaaAGGCAAAGAAGACTATAGCCACCCCTAAGGCCAAGGTCACAGCCAAAGCGGCTCCAGCTGTGCCAACCAAGCAGACTCCTCAGGCTGGTGGGGACAGCAGTTCTGATTCAGACAGCtccagcagtgaggaggaggaagaaaagacacCTAAAACCCCAGTTAAAAAGCCACAGAAGGCAGCCGGGAGTGCTGCCCCTCCCAAGCCGGCCCCGGTAAAGCCTGTGAAGGCTGAGAGCTGCAGCAGCTCCTCTGATGACtccagtgaggaggaggaggaggacaagaaGCCCAAGGGCAAGGCTACTGCAAAGCCGCAAGTTCCCAAGGCCAATGGGACCTCTGCCCTGACGCCTGTCCAGAATGGGAAAGCGAGCAGGGacagtgaggaggaagaggaggaaaagaaaaaggcagcAGTGGCTGATTCTAAGCCAG GTTCAGGAAAGAAGCGGAAGCAGAATGAGGCTGCCAGTGAAGCAGAGACTCCACCAGCCAAGAAGGTTAAGGTCCAGACCCCCAACAcatttccaaaaagaaagaaa GGAGAAAAACGGGCATCATCTCCGTTCCGAAGGGTCCGGGAGGAAGAAATTGAAGTAGATGCGCGAGTGGCGGACAACTCCTTTGATGCCAAG CGAGGTGCAGTTGGAGACTGGGGGGAGCGAGCCAATCAGGTTCTGAAGTTCACCAAAGGCAAATCCTTCCGGCACGAGAAAACCAAGAAGAAGCGTGGCAGCTACCGAGGAGGCTCCATTTCCGTCCAGGTCAACTCCGTTAAGTTTGACAGTGAGTGA